The proteins below come from a single Cryptococcus neoformans var. neoformans JEC21 chromosome 14 sequence genomic window:
- a CDS encoding u6 snRNA-associated sm-like protein lsm6, putative, producing the protein MSSPEPQGEPQPVSGSPSEFLRNIVGKRVKVRIGSGVDYTGLLTCLDGYMNVALEQAEEWAGEVKTAAYGDCFLRGNNVLYISALEDL; encoded by the exons ATGAGCTCCCCAGAACCCCAAGGTGAACCCCAACCCGTCTCCGGATCCCCTTCGGAATTCCTTCGAAACATTGTTGGCAAGCGCGTTAAGGTTAGAATAGGAAGCGGGGTGGATTACACCG GTCTTTTAACATGTTTAGATGGTTACATGAACGTCGCCCTTGAGCAAGCGGAGGAGTGGGCGGGAGAGGTGAAGACTGCCGCTTACGGTGATTGTTTCTTGCGAGGTAACAACG TCCTCTACATCTCAGCACTGGAAGATTTATAG